cagcacgggaagagaaagggaggggggcagagagatagagagtttgaaaaaaaaataaataaaaagaaagtttGGCTCCTTGGAGAGATAAAATGTAATTTCACAGTCAACTTGCTGTGATATATTATTTCACAACAATGGGGTGTAGGCTGATATGAGCCCTGCTTGGCACCTGTACAGAGCACTTAGAACATCAGCGATGGCTCTCTGGGGAAGCTGGTCAAATTAtatatggaaaaaaaaatggctAATGGAGGTAAGGAGAGGGTCAGGAGCAGACAAACAGGTTTTAGCCCAAGTCTTAAATAAAAATGGCTTATTATCTGCGCAGCATATAGTCTTGTACGGCTTTGGTGGGAGGAAGCAGGTTAACGGCACCGTGAGCTTGACGGCTCAGTCAGACGGGAGAATACAATCGTGCCTCACTCTGGTAACGCTACTGATAGATTAGCTTTGTGCTTCATTAGGCGCCGTCCTTCCATCTGGGAATCGCTTCCACACAGCAAACGGCTTCAGCCAGAAACCCATCGAGGCAAATCCTAACCTAtacactactgtatgtacagggAACGGGAAGACACACGTCTTTTCTTAAGTTATCAGCTGAGTTTTCTATGAAATAGTCGAGTCAATTCAAACTGAATAATCACtcaatatattattattatgtgcaGACTCTTGTTGAGTGTCTCTGCCTCACAGTTTGCTGTTTTTCTGAAACTGGGACACCAGTCCCAGCACCTGCTCCGATGCCGTAATGGCCTTACTCTGCAGGTAAAGAGCGCCGTTCTTGGACGTGTCCTTCAGGAAGTAGCGATAATTCACCATGATGCCGCAGGAGTTGGCCACGCCCCGGGGGCTGCTGTCGCCCAGCCAGTTGAGCCGCCACATGGTGGCGCCGTTCTGCAGGTGGAAGTTGGCCACCGGGTTGAGGGCGTAGCCCCGCCTCTTCTCGCCGTAGAGGTACCAGGCGCAGAGGCGCATCAGGGCGGGCTCCAGGACGCGGCACAGGCGCTCCGAGTGCATCCACTCGCTGGTGCCGATCAGCTTGCGCAGGGCGTCGACGGCCGCGGTCCCCGGGGAGGAGTCCGTGGCCTGTTCCACCTCCTTCCACTCGTGCCCGGAGAGGAGGTCGGCGCTGCGGCCCTCCTTCCTGCACTGGCTGAGGAGGCCTTGGAGCCAGGAGGAGAAGCCCGGGATGGGAGACAGGCTGGAAAACTGGGTCATGTGGGGGAATTCACTCTGGAAAACACGAGCAGAGGCACAAGGACAGGAACGGTTGAGAAAGGCACGTTCCACCTGGAGCACGTCGCCAGAGACTCAGATTATTCATATTGATTAAGGCAGTTGTGTGCGGAATCGCCTCAACCAGCCGGAGGAGcagtaaacaaaacaaggaaGACAGATGAGAAGCAGTGGGGGTTTGGCCTCTGTAATGCAGAGGGCACCGCTTTGGCAGCGGCGGAAACGAGGCAGCTCCCAAACTGCTGCAAACACTGCtgagctcaggctgcagctcggGCCTCGAGCAGGAAGAGCATCACAAATCATCGCTACTGCTTCACACCTGCCCAGCTGATGGAGATGGATGATCCCagtctccccccctccctccctcccccgctaTCCTGCCGTCTCCCTCCGTCCCTTGCACTCTCACCTTTAATACCTGTCCTCTTCCGtcgaccacacacacagacacacacacacacacacacacacacacacacacacacacacacacacacacacacacacacacacacgctcacctcatggaccccccccacaccccccatCGCCGCACTCCAGTGTCTGGGTTGATAAGTGACTGAGCGATGTGGCAGGCAGAGGAGAGAAGCGCTGCAGATGAAAGTGGAAGTGTCAGACAACCCCCGGAGGGCGAtgattctgtctctgtctcgctctccaacattgttttcttttattcctcCTTGATTTTACCCTCCCTTTACTTCACAAAGCCCCCCCCTTCTCACTTCCCCTGTCCTGCTCGCTCgacccgctcgctcgctctttgtgattcttctcactctgctgcatCATGATCTCGCCTTCCCCGCTCCGTCGACTTTTAAGTGCTGGCTGCTCGCATTTTGAGACttggcagaggagaggaggtggcagAAATAAGCACAGAGTCTGTGGGAAAGGTTAAAAAGAAAGGACAAGCAGAAAAACGAGCAGTGGTCCCAGAACTGTGCTCCAGGGTCCAATCTACAAAGACAAGCAAGACCTCCTCTCTTCACCTTAAATCATGACTGTGACCTTTTCTTCTCCGCTCTATCATCTATCCATCATCATAGTGGTCCCTCTGTGGCTGCACAGGTCCTGGTCTCACCTTATATAAAGTAAAGCCCCTCCACAAAGCCAAGGCCTCTGCAGGATACACGTCTGAGCTGTGTTTGCCTAGTCTTGAGGATAGAGCACCATTGTCAGGGATTTAATTCCCACTATGgacataaaaaaatgtatgcaCTCATGAGGTGCGCTGATTAAGTGTCCAGAAAAGCTCTCACAGAAGGGCTTGTTGAATGTCATTGTCTTCCCCACAATCTGACAACCTGGCACCTCTTATATTACATGAAATATTCTAAAACCACACCAGGCGTGTGAGAAGTGCATGGAGATTTAAATTCTAACAAGGACCTGTAGCGGCAGATGTTGACATGCAGAGCTACCAGGCTTCTGGATGAGGACAACAAGTAGAGTAGAGGCTCTCACTGAGATAACCTACTTCCCAACCTCTGACACAAACAGCCCTAATGGTGCTGCAGGAAACGAAGACAATGCCCGAAAATGCCAATAAGTGAAAGCTTGCAGCAATCGAAGCAGTCCTGGTGTATGAATAACTACAGTGGGATCAGCTCAAAGTCCGGGAACCTGATTTTTAATGGAGGATTCACTATAAAAAGCTATTTCCCATGTGTTGGGTAGAGTGGCTTTTGATGTTGCATTCAGTGTTCCAATCATTTAACAAGTGCTTGGTGGAGTGGCCTGATGTGAAGGGCTCTTGCACTTATTGAGGGGGACGGATGCGGTTTCATTACTGTCTGGCGACTAacactctgtttgtgtgtgtgtatgcattcATGCATGTTTGAGAGAGTCTCTAAAAGAAGTCAGGGGCGCACTGTAAGATTCAGCACCGAGACGTgaatatgaagaaaaaaaaaaggaatcgaACAAAAATCTTGGCTGTCACAGCTTCTCGGTGGAATAAATCAGCATGTGAGCAGCGCAGGGTGAAACATGAGGCTCCTGGGGTGGATACAAGCAGCGCGTTTTGATACTACACCACATGGGAGGAGCTGAGCGGCTCTGCTGGAGTTTCACTGCCGTATCACCGAGAGGCGTACACTGTTCATGATTAGACTTTATTATTGAGTTATTGGAAATAAAGACAGTTTAAAAACATCACTGGGAACATCGGAGGCGGAAACAATCACCCTCACCCACCTGCAGCTCTCTCACCACCCTCTTGATGAGGTAGTTGCCCAGCTCCACCCCCTGAAGGCCAGCCTGGGTGGAGGAGATGGAGTAGAAGACGGCCGCGTTCACCTTATTCACGTCCTCCTCCGAGTCGAGGGTGGCAAATTCACGGACGATGCCCTAAGGGAACAGGGCAAATCCGGCATCAGTCACTTATACGCGGTCGGCATGAAGCTTATACCTGCTTCATGCCGTCAAACTGCTTTTGTCAAAACTGAACAGATGTCGGCAGAGGACAGgtccctccccgacggagaagCAGTAAAGGTCTTGGTATCGTTTCTCCAACAGCAATAATCTCACCTGGATGTTATCAGAGATGTCTTCCGTGAGGGCCACGTGTAGGACCACCAGAGGCTCTCCAGGCATGGCGGCGTGGGTGAAGGCGTAGCAGCGGCGGTAGGGCCCCACTCTGCGCTTCAGGTCGGTCCAGTTCCTGATGGGGTGCACCGCCTCGTACCTGCAGAGAGCTGATGGTTAGCCTTTCTGAGCGTCCTGGATGCAGAGACGGAGGGACTGTGGGACCAGCCTGCTGGGCATAACTGCAGCCGACTTCACAGGCAGCCGATCAGAGGACAGACGCATGGAAGGGAGCGGGAGGATAAAAGGAGAAACAGTGGTGGTTTCTTACTGGCTGATCTTCTGCAGAACCTCGCAGGGCGACTGCCAGGTGATCCTCTCCAGTCGGAGCAGGCCTACGGAGAACCACTCCGACAGCAGGCTCTTCAGCGTGCCGCTCAGGTCCTGGGAGGCGAAAGGGTGAGCATTTAGCATGGTCCCAGCTCATGATCAGCCATCAGCTCAGTAGCAGAAATGCAAGCACAGTCTGACCGGTGAATGCCACCTTTAATGCATTTTATATGAATCAAATAAATCTTGTATTCAGTACGGTTGATCGTGTCATCTATGCATGTATCTGAGCACCATAATGGAAACCTCAAAACTGCAAAGTTCCTGCTTTTAAAAGACTATttaaaaaacagagaaatgtgCAATCTTTAAATCCTCACGACCTTTGACAGCTCTAACGTTGTATCTTTTTGAATGATAGCGAAGTTGCTGAAGTTTGTCTGTGGGCTATTACAGGCTGTGCGGGGTGTACGGTCCCCTGGGTGCCTGTGTGCTGTTTGAATGCTTTCACATTATGAGTAGTGATTTGTCTGAGCTTGCAATGGGTGTAGAGGAGGCACTTCAATAAACAACTTGCCATTTCAAAGCAGGTCTGTCCGCCTGCAAAGGTCAGACTTCATTTAAAGCAAATCTCCTGCAAACACACCAACAAGTGCACCGGGTGCACATACACAAGCCCACTCAAATGCATAAATACACCTTATATTGGCTGTTCCATAGGATGActtcacatttattttaatatcgCCTTGTCAGTCATAATCATGGCTGACGCAAACAAGCTCAAACACACCCGTAGCGACTGCAAAGCTAACGACACTGGAATTCCTCCGCACGCATTTGCATCAGGCCCTGCGTCGCTCGGCTCCTCGGACGAGACGGAAATCCCGCCGGGCAAAGATCAAGTCGCGAATCGAGACGAAAACTTCCCCCGAACTTTACAAACTGCCAAGCAAGTAATAATCTGTAATGGCTGATAATCTCAGGCTGGCATTTCTGTGGAAGACGCAGCGCGTCAACAACCCGCGAGAGTGCAGCGGCTGCCTTGGAGAGGCAATTCTCAGCCATACAAAAGGAAGGCCAAACAGAGATGTGTTTTCCATTGACCTAGCGGAAGATGGAGTCTTTTGAAATGGGAGAGTCGAGCATTTGAAGACTGGGGTTAGAAAAAGGACTTTTA
The genomic region above belongs to Betta splendens chromosome 6, fBetSpl5.4, whole genome shotgun sequence and contains:
- the mlycd gene encoding malonyl-CoA decarboxylase, mitochondrial; the encoded protein is MISHPVIWAFRTSVGCWRHRSVLKAALQATEISGWRCFSSTIRVGVAGMEEILARVVAPLPTYETRDKSPPPPESNSVEFMHFYKSLSKEDKLDFLTKLSQDFGVEHKSVSELAGKLLDNQLRDLSTILQVEDRLRYSLTPRYKQLLGHISRVENGVKFLVDLRADVLEILSSKASDSPHMRDLSGTLKSLLSEWFSVGLLRLERITWQSPCEVLQKISQYEAVHPIRNWTDLKRRVGPYRRCYAFTHAAMPGEPLVVLHVALTEDISDNIQGIVREFATLDSEEDVNKVNAAVFYSISSTQAGLQGVELGNYLIKRVVRELQSEFPHMTQFSSLSPIPGFSSWLQGLLSQCRKEGRSADLLSGHEWKEVEQATDSSPGTAAVDALRKLIGTSEWMHSERLCRVLEPALMRLCAWYLYGEKRRGYALNPVANFHLQNGATMWRLNWLGDSSPRGVANSCGIMVNYRYFLKDTSKNGALYLQSKAITASEQVLGLVSQFQKNSKL